The DNA region TTATTTCAGACAATTTAAGTTCTATTTTGGAAATTAAGAATAATGCCATTTTAATGGGATCTTTCCTATGGTCAGAAATTTTAAAACACCAGTTTCCTAAAGACAGAAATATAGAGAAATTTCATGATAGCGAATTGGAAGTATTGAAGCGATATAATCCTGTTATGATAGGACTTAATGATATGGCGATGCCTTATGTAAAAAAATATACTGATTTTATAGGAACCTCGTGGATAGTTGATAAAAAACTAATGACGCCTAAAAGAGCTTCCGTAAAGAACATTTTGATAATGGGAGGGGGAACCGGCATAATTGATGACACCTTATTAAAAATGATTAATAAATTGCGTAAAAGTACCAATTATAGCATATTTGTTTCCAATCAATTATATAGAAATTTGGATGCAAAAAATGATAATTGTATACTTTTCGACTTTGATGAACATAGTTTTTTAACAATTGATTTGATGATTTGCAGACCAGGAATAGGATCTTTGACAGATGCTATAACATACGGAATTCCTGTTTTTGGAATTGGAGAGCCATCTAATTTTGAAATGGAATTTAATTTAAAGAAAATAGAAGAATTAAATTTCGGAATGGATATTTCCAATTTTAATAATGGTATAGATGAGCTTATTGAAAGTATTATTTTAAATGGTACTTATGCTTCATTTTGTAAATCGCTAGGACAAACAAATAAAAATGGAATACAAGAAATAATAGATTTCTTAACTTTAAAATACAATTTATAAATGAATTATGATGTAAGCCAATATTTGATTTATGAAAATCAAACAATTAAAGATGTTTTGAAAATTTTTCAAAATACAGCAGACAGTGGTTTGCCAGCTGGAATTGCAATTTTATCGGACAAAAGTAATAAAGTCATAGGTTGCGTTACTGAAGGTGACGTAAGGAGAGGTTTAATTCAAGGTAAAAACCTAAATGATAAAATAGATGAAATTGCGGTAAAAAACCCAATTTGCTTTAATGAAAATTATTCGTATAAAGATATTATAGAAAAAATACCACAAGAATTAAGTTTACGGGGAAGAAAAAGTAAAAAGTATTTAGATAAAATCATTGTAACTAATAATGACAATGAACTGGTCAAGATTATTGGATACCATGAGTTATGGGAACAGAAAGTGGCCACACATAGACATGTGGTCGTTTTAGGATTAGGATATGTGGGCTTAACCTTAGCCTTGGTATTGGCAGAAGAAGGCTTTTTTATAACGGGTGTGGATACGGATACTAACAAAATTAAAAAACTCAACAAAAAAGACTCTTATGTTATTGAAAAAGGACTTCCAGAAATTTTAAAGGAACAATTGGGCAAAAATTTCCATCCTTCCGTTACTATTCCAGAAGAGGGTGATGTATATGTTATCTCCGTGGGTACTCCTGTAGTGGTTGTGGGCTCAGATAAAAATCCAACACCAATTTTAGATTTTATAGAAACTATTTCAAAAGAAGTTGGTAAAAAATTAAAGCCAGGAAATCTTGTCATTTTAAGATCAACAGTTCCTACGGGAACTTCAAGAAATGTTGTGGGACCCCTTTTAGAAAAACATTCTGGTTTAATTTGCGGTAAAGATTTTCATTTGGCTTTTGCACCTGAAAGAACTGCAGAAGGTAAAGCACTTAAAGAATTAAGAGAATTGCCACAAATTATTGGAGGTGTTAATGAAGAATCAGTAGAGTCAACTGCCGCATTGTTTAGAGAATTAACCCCGACAATAATAAGGGTAAGTTCATTGGAAACGGCAGAAATGGCAAAATTGATTAACAATAGCTTCCGTGATCTAGTTTTTGCCTATTCAAACTACGTAACCCAAATTGCCTCACATTTTAATATTGATATTGTTGAGATTATTAAGGCGGCAAATCAAGGATATCCTAGAGATACCGTACCTTTACCAAGCCCTGGGGTTGGCGGACCTTGCTTAACCAAAGATCCATATATTTTTTCAACAGTAGCTGAAAAGGTATTAAACGGAAACACATCATTATTCAATGAAGGTCGCTATATCAATGAAAACATGCACGAACATATTGCCATTAGAGTAATTAATGAATTGAAAAATCTTAAGAAAGATATAAAAAAGTGTAAAATTTTGGTATGTGGATTGGCGTTTAAGGGAAAACCCGAAACAGGCGATGTTAGAAATTCTTCGGCAGTAGAAATCTATAATTTATTGAGTAAATTGAGCACTAATATTTCAGGACATGACCCGGTTGCCTTAACCGATGAAATTAAAGAGGTTGGCGTAAACCCAATAGATTTTGAAAAAGGTATAAATGATGCCGATGTTGTTTTGTTTTTAAATAATAACGATTTTTACGAAAAGCTGAATATTTTTAACGTTGTAAGAAAAATGAACAAGAATCCGATTATTGTGGATGGTTGGAGTCTTTATCGGGCAGACGAAATTATTAGTGTTAAACCAAGTGTTTATATGAGTTTAAGCCAGATTAAAAGTTCAATAATATAGTAGTTTATGAAAATACTAGGTATAATACCGGCAAGAGGTGGCTCTAAAGGAGTTAAAAAAAAGAATATAAAACATTTAGGTAATAAACCACTATTGGTATATACCATTGAGGTTGCTGAGGCATCAGCATTGACGGATGTTATTGTCTCAACGGACGATGAGGAAATTGCAAAAGTGGCAAAAGAGTATGGAGGAAAAGTACCTTTTTTAAGACCTGAGGAGTTAGCAACGGATAATGCCAAGGCTATTCCCGTTATTCAACATGCATTGGTCGAAGCTGAAAAATTATACGGTAAAGAATATGATGCGGTAATGATGTTGCAACCTACAACGCCATTTAAAATCGTTGAAGATATTAACAATGCCATAGCGATTATGCAAAATTCAAATTGTGATAGCGTTATCAGTGTTGTAGATGTAGAAGGCCATCATCCAGCACGTATGAAGTTTATCGAAGATGACCGATTAATAGATCCACCGTATTGTGAAGCCTATGAAAATCAGCCAAGGCAAGAATTAGAACCTATGTATATTAGAAACGGAGCTGTTTATCTAACACGTAAAGAAATTTTAATGAATGATTCGTTTAAAGGAGAAGATTCGCGTGCGTTGATAATGCCCAATATCCGATCCGTAAATATTGATACCGAATTAGAATTTAAATATGCTGAATGGATTTTAAAAGAAAAGTTGATTAATGCTTAATATATTACATTTAGAAAAAGATTGTTATTCTCAAAGAACTTTGCAAAAAATTGAAGAGGTGGGACTTGTAAACTATTTGAATACAGAATCTCAAGTAGAATTTATAAATCATCTTGAAAATAACAAATACGATGTAATTTTTGCAAAACTGGGTTTGGCTATAAATAAGCAGGTAATAGATTTGTTACCAAGTTTAAAATGTATAGTTACACCAACTACGGGGCTCAATCATATAGATTTAAAAACGGCAGAAAAAAATAATATAGCCGTTATCAGCTTAAAAGGAGAAGTTGAGATTTTAAAAGAGGTAAGAAGTACCGCAGAGCATACATGGATGTTATTGTTGAGCTTAATACGAAATCTACCAAGTGCCTTAGAAGACGTAAAACAAGGTGGATGGCAACGAAAGCCATTTTTGGCAGATGAACTTGACGGAAAAACAATAGGAATTATAGGGTTTGGCAGATTAGGAAAAATTATAGCTTCTTATGCCTTGCCCTTCAACATGAAAGTATTGGCCACCGATACCGATAAAATGGCTTTTAATGACAAACCAGTACATATAAAAGAAGTGGGGTTAAAACAATTGCTTATAGAAAGTGATATTGTTAGCTTACATATTCCATCAAACGAAACCAACAAAAATTTTCTTGATAGTGATAAATTCGAGTTAATGAAACAGGGTACGGTATTGATAAATACCGCTAGAGGTGAAGTAATAGATGAAAAAGCGTTGCTCTCGTCTTTAAAAAACAACAAGATAAAAGCCGCAGCTGTTGATGTATTAGACGACGATAGTATTTGGGAAGAAAAATCGCCCAAAAACCATGCTTTGATCCAATATGCCCAGCAAAATTCTAATTTAATAATAACGCCACACATGGGCGGTTACGGACAAGTTTCTATAGAAAAAACTAGAGATTTTATTACAGATAAATTTATAAATAATATTTAATTGATTTAAAAAATATTTAAATGAAACCAATATTAATTGCAGAATGTTGTCAAAACCATAATGGCGACCAAGAAATATTAAAAACAATGATTCATAAGGCTGCTGAAAATGGAGCGGATTATGTAAAAATTCAAGCGATTCGTTCAAAGGATTTAGCCTATAGAGAAAGATTTGAAGAGGGAAGTGTTGATAAAGACGGAACTATTACAACCATTAAAAGAGCCTATCAACCAGAATTAGAACGTTTGGCTAAACTAGACCTTACTTTAGAACAAGAATTATGGTTTGTTGAGGAGTGTAAAAAAGCGGGAGTTAAGCCCATGACCACCGTTTTTACACGTACAGCCATAGATGAAGTTAAAAATATGGGTTATGAAGCTATAAAAATTGCGAGTTACGATTGTGCTTCTTATCCGTTACTCGAAGATGTTAAAAAATTATGGAATAAGATTTTTGTTTCCACAGGATCTACTTATGACGATGAGATTCAAAAAGCTGCACAAATATTAAAAGGTACTGATTTTGAATTTTTACATTGCGTAACCATTTATCCAACACCATTAGAAGAATTACATTTAAACAGAATAAAATTTTTACAACAATTTACACCAAAAATTGGGTATAGTGATCATTCAAAGCCCGCTACTACAGATTTATGGGCATGTAAAGTAGCATTGGCATTAGGTGCAACCAATATTGAAAGACATTACACTGTTTTAGGCGTTACTGAAACAAAAGATGGTCCAGTTTCTATTACGCCACAAATGTTAAAAGAATTAAGGACTTTTGCAGATTACGACAATGAAAAACAATGGGATTTAATAAAAAGTGGGTTTCCAGAATGGGAAATGACCTTGGGTAATTCCCAAAGGCAATTATCGCATACCGAAATATTAAACAGAGATTATTACAGAGGGCGTTTTGCCAATAAAATTGATGGAAAAACCATTTATAATTGGGAAGATTAAATTCAGTTCAATGAATTGATGTAACGAAGTTAAAATGAAAAAAGCCTTAAAAGACCTAACCAAAGATACTTTTACGTATGGTTTTGCCAGTTTCCTAGGGCAGATTATAGGCTTTTTATTGTTACCTATTTATACAACACATCTTTCAACCAAAGACTATGGAATAATGGCTATGCTTACCTTTATTAGTCTTTTTTTTGCTCCTTTAGCCAATATGGGGGTAACCAATGCTATTTTTAGACGTTTTAATTTGCATAAAGATGAGTTTTTACAAATTAAATCACTGTCTGTTGGTAGTATTTTTGTAGTATTTACTTCCTTAGCATGGTTTATAGCCGGTTTCATGTTTTCGAAAGAACTTACATTGCTTTTGGTTGACGAAATTAAATATGAACCACTTGTTAAACTCTGCTTAGTGACCTCATTTTTTGTAAGTGTAGGGCAAATATTTACGGTGGTTTTGAGGGCACAACGTAGGGTAATGCAAATTTCCATTGTTAAAGTAATTCAATTATTGATAACCGTTGGGTGTACTATTTATTTTGTAGTAGTGTTGTTAAAAGGAGTAGAAGGTATTATATTAGGTACTCTAATAGGTAGTGTATTTGCTTTTTTAATTCAATACATATTATGTTTTAAATGGTTTAAGTTTAGTACAGATTTTATGGAACTCAAAGCTTTATTAAAATATGGATTACCGTTTTTACCGCATAGACTGATGGCATTTGGCTCAGGCTTTTTAAGTCAATTCTTTATTAAGGAATTTATTGGTTTGTCAGAAACAGGATTGTACAATATAGCATTGCGGTTTGCCCTGCCCTTAGCTTTTATCATTGGTTCCATACAATCTGCATGGGTACCCATAAAGTTTCAAGTACATAGAGAGGAAGGCGAAAACAGTGCTTTGATATTTAGGCAATTAATTTCGTTTTACTTTATAATACTATTATTACTATTTGCTGGGAGTATAACTTTTGGTCCTGAATTATTAAGGGTTATGACCGCCTCTGAATATCATGCTGCGGTTTATTTAGTACCTTTTGTGTTGTTAATACCTGTGAGTCAAGGTATTTATTTTATGTTGGGTACAGGTTTTGAATTTACAGAAAACACAAAGCCAATGCCTCTTGTTAGTGGCTCTGGCTTATTGGTATTGTCAGTACTGGGTTATTTTCTGATTGATGTAGTAGGTATTTACGGGGTTGTTTTCGGATTAATAGCATCTTGGTTAACTATGGCAATTTTAATTCGGTACTTCTCAAATCAACGCTTTTATGTACCTATCAATTTTAAACTTATTTTAAAAATAGTAATTCTGTTTTTACTACTAGTTGGTGTTATATTTTCAATTCAATCACTATCATTGATACCTAGATTATCAATTGAAAGTTTAACAATATTAGCAATATTAGCAATATTTGTTTATTTTATTGTTTTTAATGAAGACCTAAGAACATTAAATATTCAAAAGTACCCCTTATTTAACAAACTAAATAAGTTCATACTACCCATTAGAAATCTGGTAAAAAAATAAATTATATCATGAAGTTGAATTTTTTAGAAACTTTATATTGTAAATATAAATTTGGGTTAGTACCAAAATTTAGAATAAATAGATATTTTAATCTTAAAAATATTTATACCCATCTGGCATATAAAAGTTGTGGTAAAGTGGGTAAACGTTTAAAAGTAAATGGCTTAGTTCAAGGTCTGGGTAAAAATGTAATTTTAAAAGATTATGTAAATATTAACCCAGGAGCTAGATTTTTAGGAAAAGGAAAAATTGAAATTGGGAACTATTTCCATACTGGTCAAAAGCTTACTATTATAAGCACTAATCACAACTATGATAATGCTGAAGCTATCCCTTATGATAAAGTTAAAATTCATAAACCAGTAATTATAAAAGATTTTGTTTGGTTAGGTGATAGTGTCATAATAATTCCAGGAATTACAATTGGAAAAGGTGTAATAGCGGCCGCGGGAGCAGTTATAACCAAGGATGTTCCCGACTTTGCTATCATCGGTGGTAATCCTGCAAAAGTAATTAAGTATAGAGATATTGATGCATTTAAAGATTTAGAAAGTAAAAATAAATTTTTATAATACTATCTGTTTAGAACTATGAGAATTGATTTACAAAATTGGATTGACCATTGCATAAACACTTTAATAGCCAATTTTAAAGATAATGATGATGCAACAATGCTCATTAAGTGTTTTGTAACCCAGTATGAACTCAATGCCCTAAGAATAATTGAAAATAAAGCTAAATTTAACGAGAATTATAATTTACATTATTACAAGCAAAAGATTAAAAATAGTGTTATAAAAAAAGAGGTGAAAGAAGTAGCGTTTTCTGGATTTGATGATAAATTGGACATATTGTTTTGGCCATTTCAAAAATCACATTTCGATGTTCAGATAAAAATTTATAATCAATTACAAAATATCAAATTGTCAACAGCCATAGTTTCTCATAACCATCCAGTTAATAGTTTAATAAATTCTCAGATTGTAAATGGTGGTATAGTTATAAATAACTTAGACCATGTTTGGGTCGATTATAAAAAAATAGCATGTTATAAAGAATTAATCAGCTCTATAAATAACCTTCCTAATTTTGCATATAACAATAAATCAATTCGTTTTAAAACGCTTTTTTTGAGAAGTTTAAACGCTTGGTATTGGCTTTATGTACAGACCACAGCCATTTTTAACAAAATGGTAAGCACCTATAAACCAAGGGTAATATTTGTAGGAAACAGTATTTCATTAGTGGGTAATTTAATAGGTCATTTAGCCCAAAAAAAACAAATAAAAGCATGCTGTATTATGCACGGCAGAATGAACGATTATGTGCAATTTGGCTGTTTTGATTATTTTTATGTGTTTGGTAAAAATGATAAAAACAATATGATCAACAATGGCATTTCAGAAGAAAAAATTATAATATCTGGATCGCCTAAAATTGATGAGTTTTTAAAAACAAACAAAAATTCACCAAAAAAATCATCTAAATATGTTTTAATTGCCTTGTCAGGCTCTGGTCATTCAATAACTGAAAAGCACCATATAGCAATCTTAGAAATGATTTATCAAGTGGCCGCACAATTGGACGCTATAAATTTTAAATTCAAATTACATAGAAAAGATAAAATTGAATATTATAAAAAACTAGACACGTTAAAGAATACTTCAATTTATAAGTACGGAGATGCTTCGGTTTCTTCAAATATTTATGATTGGATAAAAGATGCCAATATGCTAATTACCGGAGCTTCAACTACGGCGTTAGATGCAATGTTATTAAATTGTGCCGTAATAACCATTGATTTATTTGAACACTTAAAAAATGTTGATTTTATAGAACAAAACGTATCTTTGCATTCCACCAACATTGAGCAATTATTAGTTAATATTAATATTGTTTTGGAACAGGGCGAGATACTTAAAAATCATATAGAAACCATAAACGGTTTTATAAAAGGATATTATGCTCAACCCGAAGTGGGAAGCTTAACGCTAATAGAAAACCATATTAAGTCTATTTTAAAGTGAAAAAAAAATCATTCTTTTCAAAAATATTATGGATTATCTATAACCAGTTTAAATATGGATATGGTGAAAAATTTAGGGTGTATTTAAAAATATTCTTTTGGAAAAGGTTTCTAAAAAATGTGGGTGCCAATTTATTTATACATCCAAGTGTCCTTATTAGAAGGGCAGAGGGTATTTCTATTGGAGATAATGTGAACATAAATCATGGTTCGGAATTGTATGGCGGCGGCGGATTAACTATTGGTAACGGAAGTATGATTGCCTATAATGTAATGGTTTTTACAGATTCTAGACAGTTTAAAAGCAATCAAAATTTAAAATCTTTAAAAGGAAGGGTAGCGAAACCAGTAATTATTGGCAGCGATGTTTGGATAGGTGCTGGCTCAATAATAGTACCGGGAGTTGTAATTTCTGACCATGCCATAGTAGCAGCTGGATCAGTTGTTACCAAGAACGTTAATGAGTGGGACATTGTAGCTGGCAACCCAGCAATTAAAGTTGGAAGTAGAATAGAAAATAAAATTGATTAATGAATCAAAATCAACCTTTGGTTAGTGTTATCATAACAGTTTACAATGGCATGCCCTATATTATTGATGCCATTGAACATCTACAAAATCAAACCTATACCAATATAGAAATTATAGTTGTTGATGATGGTTCGTCAGATGAAACCAAAAAAGCAGTAGAGCAAATTTCAAAAACGGATAATAAGGTTAGATTAATCAAATCTTCTCGCATTGGTCGAGGCAAGGCTCTAAATAAAGCAATTGAAGTTTCAAAAGGCGAGTTTTTAGCGATTAATGATGCTGACGATTTTTCGCATAAAACCAGAATTCAAAAGCAAGTTGATTTTTTAGAGGCAAATCATGACTATGTATTGGTTGGTAGTAAATCTAATTTAAGAAATTTGCAGACTGGAGAAGTTACGAATCACTCAATTGAAAGACCAAGTTCTAATGTTGAAATAAGAAAATATTTTTTAAAAGGTCAACCAATTCAACATGTTTGCGTTTTAATGCGTGCCGAAGCTATCGAAAAAATTGGGGGTTATAGTGAAAAAATAAATTTTCTCTATGATAGAGATTTGTTTATTAGATTAGCATCTAATGGAGGAAAGCTACATAATTTGGATGAAATTCTTGTTGATGTAGGCCATCATCCAACTAGATTCTTTTATAATACTTTTACAGGAAAAGAAAGGATTAAGTTAGATTTTCATTATAGATTTGAAGCCGCAAAAATGCTTAACGAGCCATTTAAAACAAGGTTTAAACTTTGGTCGTTGTTACGTTGGAGTTTATTACCAGAAGGAATTAGAAAAACGATTAAAAAAATATTAAAGAGAAAATAAAATTATTATGAGTAGGAATATTGTTATAGGAGCAGGGCCAGCAGGAATAGGCGTTGGGTTAAGTTTAGGAAAAGATTGTAAAATTTTAGAACGTGCAAATACTGTTGGTGGTTTTTCAAGAAGTATTGAAATAAAAGGTGCTATTTTTGATTTTGGGGGGCACTCTTTCCACACCCCACATCCCGAAGTACGCGATTTGGTGTATAATTCGTTGGAAATGTACCAACAAACCAGAAATGCCAAATGTTTTTCTAAAGGACAGGTTATACCTTACCCTTTTCAGAAGAATTTTAGAGCATTGAACGACCAATCCATTGTAAAAGATTGCTTAGAAGGTCTAGATAACTTACCTACTTCTGTAAATAAAAAAGATTTTGACAATTTTGAGGATTTTATTTTTAAAAGTTTTGGTCCTGGCATTTCTAAACACTTTATGTTGCCCTACAATAAAAAATTATGGGGTAGAGACCTTACGCGTATGGCTGCTGATTGGACCAGCGAACGTGTTGCTGCACCGGAAGGGATCAAGGAAAAATTTGACTTAACGGGTGGTAAAAGAAAACCCTTACAAGCAGATACCAAAGTAGGATATCCCGCTAAAGGTGGTTTTGGAGAGATTTATAAAGCCATTGGTAAAAAATTAGATAACGTTGAATACAATACGAGCGTTACAAAAGTAGATAGTAACGCAAAAAAGGTTTATGCTAGTGATGGTAAAAGCCATTCGTATGAAAATCTAATAAGTTCTATAGCCATTTTAGATTTTTTAAAGATGATGGACAATGTACCACAACGCATCTGGGATTTAACAGAGCGTTTAGACTATTTGTCAATGGTATTGGGCTTGGTGGTAATCAATCACCCAGTTGATACTGACATTCAGCGTTTTTATTCTGCTGAAAGAGAAATTATATCGCATAAAACCGCGATAAACCATAATTCATCCGATTATTTACGTTCCTTACCACATCATGGTATTATGATGGAAATTTCTGAAGGACCAGAAAAAACCTTGCACCGTTCAGATACAAAACAATGGATAGTTGATAGTTTACTTACCCTTGGTGCCATTAAACACCCACACGAAATTGAAGAAATTCAAATTCAGAATGTAAAGTACTCATATCCCGTACCCACCAAAGATAGAAATGAAATTATGAAAGAAATTAAAGATTGGCTGCAAGAAAACGATATTTATACGGTAGGTAGATTTGGAGAATGGGCTTATATAAATTCTGATAAAGCTATTTTTAGAGGTCTAGAGTTAGGCAAGTATGTAGCGAGTTTATAATTAATTTTAATGGAAAATAAAAAAAAAGTTTGGATTGTTACTAATAATTTTGGTTCTGTAAAAGCAGGACCAGCTATACGTTTTTTAAGGTATGCACCTTATTTTTTAGAAAATGATTGTGATATTCGTTTCGTAACCGTTGATCGAGGTGAGGCAAATACTGAAAATGTTGAGGTAGATTTTATAATCGCAAATTCTCGAAAATCTTTTTTTAAGAAAACATATAACAAAGCGGCTAGAGAAAAACCAGATTCCATTGTATTTTTAAGTACTAACATATTCTCTACCTTGAATAATTATAGAATGAGGTTATTAGGTATTAAGGTTATTTATGTAAATACAATGAAACTTTCTTATACACACCGTGAAAATGGGGAAAAAAGAGATTTTGCCAGAATAGCTTCTTTAAAAATATTGAGCTATTTTTTATACAATTCGTTCTCTTATGTAGTTAACAGCACGTCGGCATTAGCAGAAAATTTAAATGTAAATAAAAGCAAACTAAGAAAAATTTATAATGGTGTTGATACTGAAAAATATAAGCCTATACCTAATAATGAAAAAAACAAATTAAAAGATACATTAGGCTTGCCACAGAATACTCAGATTTTTTTATTTGTTGGTCTGTTTGTACAACGTAAAGGAATACTCGATTTAGTGGAAGGGTGGATTCAATATAAAAAGCAGTTTGATACAAATACAACATTATTGTTGGTAGGTAATGAAATGGAAAATGCACCAGAAAATGATTCTAATTTTGTAGAGAATTGGAATTCCCTAAAAAATAAGGCTGAAGCACATGAAAATAATTATGATATAATCAGAAAGCCATTTGCCAAAAATGTAGATGAATTTTATAAAGTTGCCGACACTTTCGTTTTCTTATCTTATTTAGAGGGTATGCCAAATGTATTACTAGAATCTATGTCGACTGGTTTAGCGGTTTTAACCTCACAATTTAATGGGTTTTCTGATGATTATGGTGATAGTGAAAAAGAGTTAATCATTCTAAATGACAGGAAACCTGAAACACTTATAAATTACTTTAATAAATTGTATAACAATAAGGAGTATAAGGAGAATCTTAGTACAAATGCAAGAGAACATGCCCTAAACTATTTTGCCTTAAATAAAAGTATAACTGCCTATTTAAAATTATTTTCTTAAAATATGTGCGGAATTGCTGGAATTATAGATTTTAAGGAAAATGTTGAACTAACAACATTAGAAGAAATGACTAATGATATTAGTCATAGAGGATCTGACGGTAAAGGAAGTATTATAAGAAAGATAAAACATAGCTCTATTGGTTTTGGTCATAGAAGACTATCAATTATAGATTTATCACCATTAGGACATCAACCAATGTCCTTTGAGAATTACGAGATAGTATTCAATGGTGAAATATATAATTATTCAGAAATTAAAGAAGAACTCAAAATACTAGGTCATTCTTTTGCTTCAAATTCTGACACGGAGGTAATTTTACATGCTTATGCACAGTGGAGTGATAAATGCGTAGATAAATTTATTGGAATGTTTGCTTTTGCAATTTTAGATAAAACGGCAAACGAAGTTTTTTTAGCCAGAGATAGGGCAGGTGTAAAACCTTTATTTTACTATAAGAATGAAGATTTATTTTTATTTGGTTCTGAATTAAAGAGTTTTCATTGTCATAATAAATTTAAAAAAGAGATCAATTCAAGTGCGTTAGTACCATATATGAAATATGGA from Aureibaculum sp. 2308TA14-22 includes:
- a CDS encoding glycosyltransferase family protein yields the protein MRIDLQNWIDHCINTLIANFKDNDDATMLIKCFVTQYELNALRIIENKAKFNENYNLHYYKQKIKNSVIKKEVKEVAFSGFDDKLDILFWPFQKSHFDVQIKIYNQLQNIKLSTAIVSHNHPVNSLINSQIVNGGIVINNLDHVWVDYKKIACYKELISSINNLPNFAYNNKSIRFKTLFLRSLNAWYWLYVQTTAIFNKMVSTYKPRVIFVGNSISLVGNLIGHLAQKKQIKACCIMHGRMNDYVQFGCFDYFYVFGKNDKNNMINNGISEEKIIISGSPKIDEFLKTNKNSPKKSSKYVLIALSGSGHSITEKHHIAILEMIYQVAAQLDAINFKFKLHRKDKIEYYKKLDTLKNTSIYKYGDASVSSNIYDWIKDANMLITGASTTALDAMLLNCAVITIDLFEHLKNVDFIEQNVSLHSTNIEQLLVNINIVLEQGEILKNHIETINGFIKGYYAQPEVGSLTLIENHIKSILK
- a CDS encoding protoporphyrinogen/coproporphyrinogen oxidase; this translates as MSRNIVIGAGPAGIGVGLSLGKDCKILERANTVGGFSRSIEIKGAIFDFGGHSFHTPHPEVRDLVYNSLEMYQQTRNAKCFSKGQVIPYPFQKNFRALNDQSIVKDCLEGLDNLPTSVNKKDFDNFEDFIFKSFGPGISKHFMLPYNKKLWGRDLTRMAADWTSERVAAPEGIKEKFDLTGGKRKPLQADTKVGYPAKGGFGEIYKAIGKKLDNVEYNTSVTKVDSNAKKVYASDGKSHSYENLISSIAILDFLKMMDNVPQRIWDLTERLDYLSMVLGLVVINHPVDTDIQRFYSAEREIISHKTAINHNSSDYLRSLPHHGIMMEISEGPEKTLHRSDTKQWIVDSLLTLGAIKHPHEIEEIQIQNVKYSYPVPTKDRNEIMKEIKDWLQENDIYTVGRFGEWAYINSDKAIFRGLELGKYVASL
- a CDS encoding glycosyltransferase family 4 protein, with protein sequence MENKKKVWIVTNNFGSVKAGPAIRFLRYAPYFLENDCDIRFVTVDRGEANTENVEVDFIIANSRKSFFKKTYNKAAREKPDSIVFLSTNIFSTLNNYRMRLLGIKVIYVNTMKLSYTHRENGEKRDFARIASLKILSYFLYNSFSYVVNSTSALAENLNVNKSKLRKIYNGVDTEKYKPIPNNEKNKLKDTLGLPQNTQIFLFVGLFVQRKGILDLVEGWIQYKKQFDTNTTLLLVGNEMENAPENDSNFVENWNSLKNKAEAHENNYDIIRKPFAKNVDEFYKVADTFVFLSYLEGMPNVLLESMSTGLAVLTSQFNGFSDDYGDSEKELIILNDRKPETLINYFNKLYNNKEYKENLSTNAREHALNYFALNKSITAYLKLFS
- a CDS encoding acyltransferase: MKKKSFFSKILWIIYNQFKYGYGEKFRVYLKIFFWKRFLKNVGANLFIHPSVLIRRAEGISIGDNVNINHGSELYGGGGLTIGNGSMIAYNVMVFTDSRQFKSNQNLKSLKGRVAKPVIIGSDVWIGAGSIIVPGVVISDHAIVAAGSVVTKNVNEWDIVAGNPAIKVGSRIENKID
- a CDS encoding glycosyltransferase family 2 protein; the encoded protein is MNQNQPLVSVIITVYNGMPYIIDAIEHLQNQTYTNIEIIVVDDGSSDETKKAVEQISKTDNKVRLIKSSRIGRGKALNKAIEVSKGEFLAINDADDFSHKTRIQKQVDFLEANHDYVLVGSKSNLRNLQTGEVTNHSIERPSSNVEIRKYFLKGQPIQHVCVLMRAEAIEKIGGYSEKINFLYDRDLFIRLASNGGKLHNLDEILVDVGHHPTRFFYNTFTGKERIKLDFHYRFEAAKMLNEPFKTRFKLWSLLRWSLLPEGIRKTIKKILKRK